A segment of the Bombus huntii isolate Logan2020A chromosome 9, iyBomHunt1.1, whole genome shotgun sequence genome:
aataattttacatgtACGCCTTTGATATTTAGTATCGTGGTAATTTATGCagattattgttattttaacAAGTAATATATCAGTcctttatttcattattacataattacaGTGTTTAgaaaatgcaataaaatatgcatatataatattacaagaTATTCAATTAAAAAGACGATATCACAAgatgtatttaaaaatgtataatctATTTACAACATATTTGACGTTTGCTGCTCCAAGTGTTgaaaatttttgtatctttagATTAAGAAAAGCGTAACGGCGATCAACAACTTTGAACATTGAACTGTAAAAggtaaaaatttaatacgtACAGCATTTTGCGCTTCGGTATACAAACTAATACATTAATGTTACCTTACAATTACATATTACCTCAATTAGAAGTGTAAATATTATCTAGATATTTCTCTAAACAGAGAACGATATGATTAGAAACGACATTGACAACTAATAGCTGCATGTTACGCTCCAATTTTTGACTATAGTGTTATCACGACACGTTAAGATTAAGAATCAATTATATACTTGTTTTTTCATAGTCtttcataaaaaatgtataactGACGGATATATAAATCGAAAGACAGGCCTGATCGTCACAACGACAACAGTGTGGAAGATACTAGAACACAGAACTCtgcaaagaaaaaatgaaaggCAAGATAGTTTTGGTTTTATTCTAATTTAGTTCGCGTTAAGATTGATTGGACAAAGAGTAAATTTGGACTTGTTACCAAATATCTATTCCTCGCCGATATTTTTCACCTAATCTTAATGTAATAAGTTACTGCATACGATACTAATTAGAAGTGTTCCATAATTATTTTAGCAATATTTGTGGTTACACTTGCCACACTTTTGGTGGCGTTCGTTTCCGCTACTCCACCACCTGAATGTCCCAAtgaggaagaagaagatgtTGCTCTGTTTCCAAATCCAGACGACTGCTCAACCTATTACTCCTGCATTAGAGAGACACCGGTGTTAATGCAATGCAACGAAGGACTTGAATTTAACCCAGAATTAAGAGTATGCGATTGGCCAAAGAAAAATGCAAGCTGCAAACACCGCCCTTCGAGACCACCACATTCAACACATAGTCCCGCAACCAAACCACCAACAACCGGTATCCCGGAAGATAGCACCCGGTTACCAACAGTATCAATCCAGTGACACCAATCTGAATAATATGCAACCATAATTTCTTCGAACAGTACAGCATGTtgaatatgaaaattttaaaacacAATAATGTAAAGAATATAATGTAGATTGCTAATGTAGAAATTATAGGCAATAAAAAAGcataaaaattaacaaatacaataattgtcgtttgtataaatttaatgaGACGATTACATATAGCAATTCGATTACATTGGTTATTACCTAATTGTAAATGTGTCAATAGAACCGAAAATGAACtgatgatatatatatatatatacaagttcTGTACGGTGTAGAAAAGACTCATATAGCAAACGCTGCGACTGTTTCTTCAACTGGAACGTCTAAGTAACGATAAGAACATTTAACTTATAGCCG
Coding sequences within it:
- the LOC126869240 gene encoding peritrophin-1-like isoform X2; translated protein: MKAIFVVTLATLLVAFVSATPPPECPNEEEEDVALFPNPDDCSTYYSCIRETPVLMQCNEGLEFNPELRVCDWPKKNASCKHRPSRPPHSTHSPATKPPTTGIPEDSTRLPTVSIQ
- the LOC126869240 gene encoding peritrophin-1-like isoform X3, which translates into the protein MKAIFVVTLATLLVAFVSATPPPECPNEEEEDVALFPNPDDCSTYYSCIRETPVLMQCNEGLEFNPELRVCDWPKKNASCKHRPSRPPHSTHSPATKPPTTGIPEDSTRLPTVSIQ